A genome region from Macaca nemestrina isolate mMacNem1 chromosome 20, mMacNem.hap1, whole genome shotgun sequence includes the following:
- the LOC139360496 gene encoding uncharacterized protein C9orf85-like: MSPIWNLALLPRLECSGVISAHHNLCLPGSSDSPASASQVAGTTGTHHHAQLIFCIFSRDGVS, encoded by the exons atggaatcttgctctgttgcccaggctggagtgcagtggcgtgatctcggctcaccacaacctctgcctcccaggttcaagcgattctcctgcctcagcctcccaagtagctgggactacag gcacacaccaccacgcccagctaattttttgtatttttagtagagatggggtttca